One part of the Humulus lupulus chromosome 9, drHumLupu1.1, whole genome shotgun sequence genome encodes these proteins:
- the LOC133802569 gene encoding F-box/kelch-repeat protein At1g30090 → MQRVRLSSEQAPVHKLGDSQMTLSPKFRLAVIPPSFLNPSAELELSMRGEPLIPGLPDDVALNCLLRLPVKSHSSCKVVCKRWHLLLGRKERFFTRRKELGFKDPWLFVFAFHKCTGKIQWQVLDLTYFSWHTIPSMPCKDKVCPHGFRCISIPREGTLFVCGGMVSDVDCPLDLVLKYEMQKNRWTVMSRMITARSFFASGVINGKIYVAGGNSADLFELNSAEVLDPMKGSWQSIANMGANMASYDAAVLNGKLLVTEGWLWPFYVSPRGQVYDPRTDHWESMAVGLREGWTGSSVVVYGHLFVVSELERMKVKVYDLDTDSWEPIEGPPLPEQICKPFAVNACDCKIYVVGRNLHVAVGHISKLNQKSSSEKWNFGVQWHVVDAPDCFSDLTPSSSQILFA, encoded by the coding sequence ATGCAGCGAGTTCGATTGTCCTCAGAACAAGCACCTGTGCACAAACTAGGGGATTCTCAAATGACACTATCCCCAAAGTTTAGGTTAGCTGTGATACCACCTTCTTTCTTGAACCCTTCGGCAGAGTTAGAATTGTCTATGAGGGGAGAACCCTTAATTCCAGGCCTTCCAGATGATGTTGCACTAAACTGTCTACTTCGTCTTCCGGTCAAGAGTCACTCATCTTGCAAAGTTGTTTGCAAAAGATGGCATCTCCTTCTTGGGAGGAAAGAACGATTTTTCACTCGAAGAAAAGAATTAGGCTTCAAAGATCCTTGGCTCTTTGTTTTTGCCTTCCACAAGTGCACTGGAAAGATTCAGTGGCAGGTTCTTGATCTCACTTACTTCTCTTGGCATACCATCCCTTCAATGCCTTGTAAAGACAAGGTGTGTCCCCATGGATTCAGATGCATTTCGATTCCCCGAGAGGGGACTCTCTTTGTTTGTGGGGGTATGGTCTCTGATGTAGATTGTCCCCTTGACTTGGTCCTCAAGTACGAAATGCAGAAAAACCGTTGGACTGTAATGAGTCGGATGATCACTGCTAGGTCTTTTTTCGCAAGTGGGGTGATTAATGGTAAAATTTATGTTGCTGGAGGAAACAGTGCAGATCTTTTTGAGTTGAACTCAGCTGAGGTTTTGGATCCCATGAAAGGAAGTTGGCAATCCATTGCTAACATGGGAGCAAATATGGCCTCTTATGATGCTGCAGTTCTCAATGGGAAGCTTCTTGTTACAGAAGGCTGGTTGTGGCCTTTCTATGTCTCTCCTCGAGGTCAGGTTTACGATCCCAGAACTGATCATTGGGAAAGTATGGCTGTTGGACTAAGGGAAGGATGGACAGGTTCAAGTGTGGTGGTTTATGGACACTTGTTTGTAGTCTCGGAACTCGAAAGAATGAAAGTTAAGGTTTATGATTTAGATACTGATTCTTGGGAGCCTATTGAAGGACCTCCATTGCCAGAACAGATTTGTAAACCTTTTGCTGTAAACGCCTGCGATTGCAAGATCTATGTCGTTGGTCGGAACCTTCATGTTGCTGTGGGACACATCTCCAAACTTAACCAAAAGAGCAGCTCTGAGAAGTGGAACTTTGGTGTACAATGGCATGTGGTTGATGCACCTGATTGTTTCTCTGACTTGACACCCTCAAGTTCTCAGATTCTGTTTGCTTAG